GTCAACCGCGCGCTGGCCGACGCCGACGCCATCGGGCTGCCGGCCGAGGCGCAGGGCAACCCCGAGGGCTACCTGTTCCCCGCGACGTACACCGTGCCGCCGCGCACGACCGCGGCCCAGCTGCTCGGCCAGATGGTCGACAAGACCAAGGCCGTCGAGGCCTCGCTCGACATCGAGGCCCGCGCCGAGGCGCTCGGGCTCACCCCGGAGCAGGTCCTGACGGTCGCCAGCATCCTGGAGTACGAGGCGAACCGCAGCGTCGACTACCCCAAGGTCGCCCGGGTGCTCTACAACCGCCTCGACGACGACATGCCGCTGCAGCTCGACTCGACGGTCTCCTACGTGAGCGGCCGCTCGGGCGACGTGTGGACCACCGCCGCCGAGCGCGACGACGACTCGCGCTACAACACCTACCGCTACACCGGTCTCCCGCCGGGCCCGATCGGCTCCCCCGGCGAGGAGACCATCCAGGCGGCGCTGAAGCCGGCCCAGGGCGACTGGCTGTTCTTCGTGCCCGACTACGAGGCCGACACCACCCGCTTCTCGGTCACCCTGGCCGAGCACAACAAGTGGGTCGAGAAGCTGCGGGAGTACTGCCGGAGCAGCGAGGACTGCTGATGCGCTGCGCCGTCGTGGGCACCCCGGTGGCCCACTCGCTCTCCCCGGCCATGCACCGTGCGGCGTACGCCGAGCTGGGGCTGGACTGGACCTACGACGCCGTCGAGCTCGCGTCGCAGGACCTGCCCGCCCACCTCGAGGGCCTCGACCGGACCTGGCGGGGGCTGTCGCTGACGATGCCGCTCAAGCGCACCGTGGTCGGCCTGGCCGACTCCCTCGACGACTGGGCCGCGATGTCGGGCGCCGCCAACACCCTGGTCCTCGGCGACCGCCGCCGCCTCGGGTTCAACACCGACGTGCCCGGGGCGATGGCCGCCGTCGTGGAGCGGCTGCACGACCCGGTGCGCGAGGCCGTCGTCCTGGGCGGCGGGGCGACCGCCTCCTCGGTGCTGCTCGCGCTGGCCGAGCTCGGCCTGGAGCGCGCCACCGTCCTGGTCCGCGAGCCCGCGCGCGCCAGCGAGACCGTCGACGTCGTGCGCCGCCACCGCCGCTCGCCCGAGGTCGTGGTCGGCCGCCTCGACGAGGCCCTGGCCTCCGGGCCGCTGCACGGCGACCTGGTGGTCTCCACCATCCCGGGACGGGCCCAGGGCGCCGCGGTCCTCGCGGCCTGCGCCGAGGTGCCCCGGGTCTTCGACGTCGTCTACGACCCCTGGCCGACGCCGCTGCACGTCGCGGCCCAGCAGTCGGGCCGGGCCCTGGTCAGCGGGCTGGACCTGCTGGCCCACCAGGCGGTGCTGCAGCTGCAGGTGATGGCCGGCCGCTCGGTGCCGGTCGACCTGCTGCGGTCGGCCGCGCTGCGCGAGCTGCGCCGCCGGGGCCGGGCCGAGGCTGTGGAAAGCGCCGGCGCGACCGCCGACATGGCCTAGCGTTCCGGGCATGCCCCTGGACGTGGTGCCCCACCTGGTCCCGGGACTGGTGGTGGGGCTGCTGTGCGCCCTGCTCGCGGTGCCCGCTCCCGCGCTGCTGGCCCGCGTGCCCGAGCCCGCCCCGGAGGAGCCCGCAGCGGACGCGACCGCGCCCGAGGAGGCCGGTGCGAGCGGTACCACGCTCGGCCCGCCCCCGCCCAAGGAGCCGTACGCCGAGATGGCCGCGCTCCCGCACCTGCGGACCGGGCTGGTCGTCGGGTCCGGCCTGGTGGGCGCGGCCTTCGGGGCGGTCCTGGGCTGGACGGGGGCGCTGCTGTTCCTGGTGCCGCTGGTGCCCGTCGGGGCGGTGCTGCTCGTCGTGGACTGGCGCACCACGCTGCTGCCGACGCGGATCATCCGGCCGACGTACGTCCTGCTCGCCGTGCTGGTGCCGCTGGCGGCCCTGGTCGACGGCGACCTGGACGCGCTGCTGCGCGCGGGCGGGGGCTGGCTGGTGGTCGGCGGCTGGTTCTGGGTGTTCTGGTGGCTGCTGGGCGCCTGGGGCTTCGGCGACGTGCGGCTGTCCCGGGTGCTGGGGCCCGCCCTGGGCTACCTCGGGTGGTCGCAGGCGCTGGTGGGGCTCGGGCTCATGGTCCTCGTGGGCGCCCTGGGCGGGGTGGTGCTGTCCCTGGCCAGCCGGAGCCTGCGGCGTCGCTATCCCTACGGCCCGTTCATGCTGGTCGGAGCGGCCCTGGCGGTGGTGGCCGGACCGGCGATCGCCGCGGGTCTCGGCTACTGAGGGAGCTGCCGGACGTCCGAGAGGCGCGTGAAACACTGGCGACATGTTGCGCTGGCTGACCGCGGGGGAGTCCCACGGACCCTCCCTGACCGCGATCCTCGAGGGTCTGCCCGCCCACGTCCGGGTCACCTCCGAGGACATCTCCGACGCCCTGGCCCGCCGCCGTCTCGGCTACGGCCGCGGGGCCCGGATGAAGTTCGAGCAGGACCAGGTCCGCCTCACCGGCGGCGTGCGCCACGGCGAGACCCAGGGCGGACCGGTGGCGATCGAGGTGGGCAACACCGAGTGGCCTAAGTGGGAGAAGGTGATGTCGTCCGACCCGGTCGACCCCGCCGAGCTGGACGCCCTGGCCCGCAACGCCGCGCTCACCCGTCCCCGCCCCGGCCACGCCGACCTGGTCGGCATGCAGAAGTACGACTTCACCGAGGCGCGTCCCATCCTCGAGCGGGCCTCGGCCCGCGAGACCGCCGCCCGGGTGGCCCTGGGCCGGGTGGCCTCGGCCTTCCTGGAGCAGGCCACGGGCGCCCGGCTGGTGGCCCACGTCGTCGAGCTCGGCGGCGTCCCCGCCCCGGCCGGCTCCGTGCCGGGCCCCGACGACGTCGCCCACCTCGACGAGGACCCGGTGCGCTGCCTGGACGCCGAGGCGTCCCGCGCCATGGTCGAGCGGATCGACCAGGCCCACAAGGACGGCGACACCCTCGGCGGCGTCGTCGAGGTGGTCGTGCACGGCCTGCCGCCGGGCCTGGGGTCCCACGTCCACTGGGACCGCCGCCTCGACGCCCGGCTGGCCGGCGCGCTCATGGGCATCCAGGCCATCAAGGGCGTCGAGGTCGGCGACGGCTTCGAGCTCGCCGCGACCCCCGGCTCGCAGGCCCACGACGAGATCGTCACCGAGGACGGCGCGCTGCGGCGCACGTCCGGTCGCTCCGGTGGCACCGAGGGCGGCATGTCCACCGGCGAGGTGCTGCGGGTGCGGGCTGCGATGAAGCCCATCGCCACCGTCCCGCGCGCGCTGCGCACCGTCGACGTCGCCACCGGCGAGGCCACCGTCGCCCACCACCAGCGCTCCGACGTCTGTGCCGTCCCGGCCGCCGGTGTCGTGGCCGAGGCGATGGTCGCGCTCGTGCTCGCCGACGCCGTGCTGGAGAAGTTCGGCGGCGACTCGGTGGGGGAGACCCGACGCAACGTCGAGGGCTACCTCGACACCCTGCGGTTCCGGTGAGCACGGGCGCCGAGGTGCGGCCCCGCGTGGTGCTGGTCGGCACCATGGGCGCCGGCAAGACCACGGTCGGGCGCCGCCTCGCCGAGCTGTGGGGCGTGGACTTCCGCGACAGCGACCTCGACGTCGAGGCCGCCGAGGGACGCAGCGTCTCCGACATCTTCGTCGACTCAGGCGAGGCCCGCTTCCGCGAGCTCGAGCGCGAGGCGATCGCCGACGCCCTGTCCGCCCACGCCGGCGTGCTCGCGCTCGGTGGCGGCGCCGTCGTCGACCCCACCACCCGCGAGCGGCTGGCCGGCCACCGCGTGGTCTTCCTGCGGGTCGGGCTGGCCGACGCGGCCGACCGCGTCGGGCTCGGTGTCTCGCGACCGCTGCTGCTGGGCAACGTCCGCGGCCGCATCAAGCAGCTCATCGACGAGCGCACGCCGGTCTACGCCTCGGTGGCCACCCACGTGGTCGAGACCGACGGCGTCGACGTCGAGGAGGTCGTCGCCCGGGTCCGGGCCGCGGTGGAGGAGGACCATGGCTGAGCACGCGCGGGGGGACGCCTCGGTGCTCCACGTCGGCGGCGCGGCGCCGTACGACGTGGTCGTGGGGCACGGCGTCCTCGACCGGCTCGGCGACGCCCTGCCGTCCGGAGCGACCCGGGTCGCGCTGTGCCACGCGCCCGGCATCGAGGACCTGGTCGCCGGCGTGCGCGACGCTCTCGTCGGGCGGGGCCTGGAGGTCCTGGAGCTCCCGCTGCCCGAGGGCGAGCACGCCAAGACCGCGGCCGTGGCCGTCGAGGCCTGGGAGCGGCTCGGCGAGGCGGGCTTCACCCGCTCGGACGCCGTCGTCACCGTGGGCGGCGGCGCCACCACCGACATGGGCGGCTTCGTCGCCGCCACCTGGCTGCGCGGCGTCGCGGTGGTGCACGTCCCGACCACGCTGCTGGCGATGGTCGACGCCGCCGTGGGCGGCAAGACCGGCATGAACACCGGGGCCGGCAAGAACCTCGTGGGCAGCTTCCACGAGCCCGCCGGCGTGCTGTGCGACCTCGACGCCCTGGCCACGCTGCCGGCCGCCGAGCTGGTCGCCGGGCTGGGGGAGGTCCTCAAGTGCGGCTTCATCGCCGACCCGGAGATCCTGGCCGTGGTCGAGCGCGCCCCCGGGGCCGTGCTCGACCCCGCCTCGCCCGAGCTGCGCGAGGTGGTCGAGCGCGCCATCGCCGTCAAGGTCGGCGTGGTCGTCGACGACCTCCGCGAGACCGGCGGCGCCGACGGCCACCCGGGCCGCGAGGCCCTCAACTACGGCCACACGCTGGCCCACGCGGTCGAGCGCGGCACCGGCTACCGCGTCCGCCACGGCGAGGCGGTGGCGCTCGGGATGGTCTTCGTGGCCGAGCTGGCGCGGCTGGCCGGGCGGCTCGACGACGCGACCGCGGCCCGCCACGCCGAGGCGCTCGCGGCCGTCGGGCTGCCGGTGCGGCTGGCCGACGTCGACGCCGACCAGCTGGCCTTCGACGACCTGCTGGCCACGATGCGGGTCGACAAGAAGTCGCGCGGCGCGCAGCTGCGCTTCGTCGTGCTCGACGACCTCGCCCGACCGGCGGTGCTGGCCGGGCCCGACGAGACGCTGCTGCGGGCGGCGTACGACCACGTCCGGGAGGGACGATGACGACGCGGACCGTGCTGGTGCTCAACGGGCCCAACCTGGGTCGGCTGGGCAAGCGGCAGCCGGAGATCTACGGCTCCACGAC
This genomic interval from Nocardioides scoriae contains the following:
- a CDS encoding shikimate kinase, translating into MSTGAEVRPRVVLVGTMGAGKTTVGRRLAELWGVDFRDSDLDVEAAEGRSVSDIFVDSGEARFRELEREAIADALSAHAGVLALGGGAVVDPTTRERLAGHRVVFLRVGLADAADRVGLGVSRPLLLGNVRGRIKQLIDERTPVYASVATHVVETDGVDVEEVVARVRAAVEEDHG
- the mltG gene encoding endolytic transglycosylase MltG yields the protein MTNDDGRREDSVLEPGYDDDVDGGDHGWSYEQPRRRRLSGCLPVLAVLLVLGAAAFFGGRWAFDELSARLADAPDYDGPGSGQVIYQVKEGETSTDIARGLKDAGVVASVDAFNTAAREEASSRNIQVGYYELKAKMKASEALAVLVDPANLVQSLVTVPEGARVRQVADAIVKRTDITRKAVNRALADADAIGLPAEAQGNPEGYLFPATYTVPPRTTAAQLLGQMVDKTKAVEASLDIEARAEALGLTPEQVLTVASILEYEANRSVDYPKVARVLYNRLDDDMPLQLDSTVSYVSGRSGDVWTTAAERDDDSRYNTYRYTGLPPGPIGSPGEETIQAALKPAQGDWLFFVPDYEADTTRFSVTLAEHNKWVEKLREYCRSSEDC
- the aroB gene encoding 3-dehydroquinate synthase produces the protein MAEHARGDASVLHVGGAAPYDVVVGHGVLDRLGDALPSGATRVALCHAPGIEDLVAGVRDALVGRGLEVLELPLPEGEHAKTAAVAVEAWERLGEAGFTRSDAVVTVGGGATTDMGGFVAATWLRGVAVVHVPTTLLAMVDAAVGGKTGMNTGAGKNLVGSFHEPAGVLCDLDALATLPAAELVAGLGEVLKCGFIADPEILAVVERAPGAVLDPASPELREVVERAIAVKVGVVVDDLRETGGADGHPGREALNYGHTLAHAVERGTGYRVRHGEAVALGMVFVAELARLAGRLDDATAARHAEALAAVGLPVRLADVDADQLAFDDLLATMRVDKKSRGAQLRFVVLDDLARPAVLAGPDETLLRAAYDHVREGR
- the aroC gene encoding chorismate synthase, with amino-acid sequence MLRWLTAGESHGPSLTAILEGLPAHVRVTSEDISDALARRRLGYGRGARMKFEQDQVRLTGGVRHGETQGGPVAIEVGNTEWPKWEKVMSSDPVDPAELDALARNAALTRPRPGHADLVGMQKYDFTEARPILERASARETAARVALGRVASAFLEQATGARLVAHVVELGGVPAPAGSVPGPDDVAHLDEDPVRCLDAEASRAMVERIDQAHKDGDTLGGVVEVVVHGLPPGLGSHVHWDRRLDARLAGALMGIQAIKGVEVGDGFELAATPGSQAHDEIVTEDGALRRTSGRSGGTEGGMSTGEVLRVRAAMKPIATVPRALRTVDVATGEATVAHHQRSDVCAVPAAGVVAEAMVALVLADAVLEKFGGDSVGETRRNVEGYLDTLRFR
- a CDS encoding A24 family peptidase, which codes for MPLDVVPHLVPGLVVGLLCALLAVPAPALLARVPEPAPEEPAADATAPEEAGASGTTLGPPPPKEPYAEMAALPHLRTGLVVGSGLVGAAFGAVLGWTGALLFLVPLVPVGAVLLVVDWRTTLLPTRIIRPTYVLLAVLVPLAALVDGDLDALLRAGGGWLVVGGWFWVFWWLLGAWGFGDVRLSRVLGPALGYLGWSQALVGLGLMVLVGALGGVVLSLASRSLRRRYPYGPFMLVGAALAVVAGPAIAAGLGY
- a CDS encoding shikimate dehydrogenase; translated protein: MRCAVVGTPVAHSLSPAMHRAAYAELGLDWTYDAVELASQDLPAHLEGLDRTWRGLSLTMPLKRTVVGLADSLDDWAAMSGAANTLVLGDRRRLGFNTDVPGAMAAVVERLHDPVREAVVLGGGATASSVLLALAELGLERATVLVREPARASETVDVVRRHRRSPEVVVGRLDEALASGPLHGDLVVSTIPGRAQGAAVLAACAEVPRVFDVVYDPWPTPLHVAAQQSGRALVSGLDLLAHQAVLQLQVMAGRSVPVDLLRSAALRELRRRGRAEAVESAGATADMA